The following coding sequences lie in one Mycobacterium sp. Z3061 genomic window:
- a CDS encoding SRPBCC family protein: MSEPSATATVQIDASPEAVYGLITDLPTLAALAEEAVSMELRKGDAVTKGAVFVGHNENGSKSWTTKCTVTDAEPGRVFAFDVRSAALPIARWQYDIAAADGGCRVTESTWDRRPGWLRKVAGRITGVADRKAQNTKNIELTLQRLKQRAEKR; encoded by the coding sequence ATGAGTGAGCCATCCGCGACCGCCACAGTCCAGATCGACGCCAGTCCCGAGGCGGTGTACGGCCTGATCACCGACTTGCCCACGCTGGCCGCGCTGGCCGAAGAGGCGGTGTCGATGGAGTTGCGCAAGGGTGACGCGGTGACCAAGGGCGCGGTGTTCGTCGGCCACAACGAGAACGGCAGCAAGAGCTGGACCACGAAATGCACGGTCACCGACGCCGAGCCGGGCCGGGTCTTCGCCTTCGACGTGCGCTCAGCGGCCCTTCCGATCGCCCGCTGGCAGTACGACATCGCCGCGGCCGACGGTGGCTGCCGGGTCACCGAGAGCACCTGGGATCGCCGGCCCGGTTGGCTGCGCAAAGTAGCCGGCAGGATCACCGGGGTCGCCGACCGGAAGGCTCAAAACACCAAGAACATCGAACTGACGTTGCAGCGCCTCAAGCAGCGCGCCGAGAAAAGGTAG
- the ald gene encoding alanine dehydrogenase, translating to MRIGIPTETKNNEFRVAITPAGVAELAQHGHEVLVQAGAGEGSAITDAEFKAAGAALADTAAQAWAAELVLKVKEPMPAEYGYLRSGQTLFTYLHLAASRSCTDALLASGATSIAYETVQTADGGLPLLAPMSEVAGRLSAQVGAYHLMRTQGGRGALMGGVPGVKPADVVVIGGGTAGYNAARIASGMGASVMVLDVNLNKLRLLDAEFAGRIGTRYSSAYELEGAVLRADLVIGAVLVPGAKAPSLIPNSLVAQMKPGAVLVDISIDQGGCFEDSRPTTHDEPTFAVHDTLFYCVANMPSAVPKTSTYALTIATMPYVRKLADRGWRAACRSDPALAKGLSTHAGALLADHVAEDLGLPFTDPAGVLAG from the coding sequence ATGCGCATCGGCATTCCGACCGAGACCAAGAACAACGAATTCCGGGTGGCCATCACCCCGGCCGGAGTCGCCGAACTGGCTCAGCACGGTCATGAAGTGCTGGTGCAGGCCGGCGCCGGCGAGGGTTCGGCGATCACCGATGCCGAGTTCAAGGCGGCCGGTGCCGCGCTGGCCGACACCGCCGCACAGGCGTGGGCCGCCGAGTTGGTGCTGAAGGTCAAGGAACCGATGCCCGCCGAGTACGGCTACCTGCGGTCCGGGCAGACCCTGTTCACCTATCTGCATCTGGCCGCCTCACGATCGTGCACCGACGCGCTACTCGCCTCCGGCGCCACGTCGATCGCCTACGAGACGGTCCAGACCGCCGACGGCGGCCTGCCGCTGCTGGCTCCGATGAGTGAGGTGGCCGGCCGCCTCTCCGCCCAGGTCGGCGCCTATCACCTGATGCGGACCCAGGGCGGACGCGGCGCACTGATGGGTGGGGTGCCCGGCGTCAAACCCGCCGACGTCGTGGTGATCGGCGGCGGCACCGCCGGCTACAACGCCGCCCGCATCGCCAGCGGCATGGGCGCATCCGTCATGGTGCTGGACGTCAACCTCAACAAGCTCCGGCTGCTGGACGCGGAGTTCGCCGGCCGCATCGGCACCCGCTACTCGTCGGCCTACGAGTTGGAGGGCGCCGTCTTACGGGCCGACCTGGTCATCGGCGCGGTCCTCGTCCCGGGTGCGAAGGCGCCCAGCCTCATTCCGAATTCTCTTGTGGCACAGATGAAGCCAGGGGCGGTGTTGGTGGACATCTCCATCGACCAAGGCGGCTGCTTCGAGGACTCCCGGCCGACCACCCACGACGAGCCGACGTTCGCGGTGCACGACACTCTGTTCTACTGCGTGGCCAATATGCCGAGCGCGGTACCCAAGACCTCGACCTACGCGCTGACCATCGCCACCATGCCGTATGTGCGCAAGCTGGCCGATCGGGGCTGGCGGGCGGCGTGCCGTTCGGATCCGGCTCTCGCCAAAGGTCTTTCGACACACGCCGGCGCATTGCTGGCCGACCACGTGGCCGAGGACCTCGGCCTGCCGTTCACCGACCCGGCCGGCGTGCTGGCGGGTTAG
- a CDS encoding metal-dependent hydrolase, whose translation MSTVDDRAVGPHSRQSDSADHERLVLEARNVAFDWADLPFHYVPGQPMATHVLNVLHLLLPAGEEFFVEVFKKTLPLIKDDQLRLDVQGFIGQEAMHSQAHSGVLAHFDAQGIDLTPFTDQVRWLFGKLLGERPQRSVRRQHSWLLEQVAFISAIEHYTAVLGEWILDSPALDAVGTHPVMLDMLRWHGAEEVEHKAVAFDTMRHLRAGYWRQVRAQLAVTPVLTLLWIRGVRFMFSVDPCVPPGTKARWRDFLRAARRGLVPGPLRLIGVVGSYYRPGFHPSELGGLERAVDYLAVSPAARASH comes from the coding sequence ATGAGCACAGTTGACGACCGGGCGGTGGGACCGCATTCCAGACAGTCGGACTCGGCCGACCACGAGCGTCTGGTTCTCGAAGCGCGCAACGTCGCGTTCGACTGGGCGGACCTGCCTTTTCACTACGTGCCCGGCCAACCGATGGCCACCCACGTCCTCAATGTCCTGCACCTGCTGCTGCCCGCGGGTGAGGAGTTCTTCGTCGAGGTATTCAAGAAGACGCTGCCGCTGATCAAGGACGATCAACTGCGCCTCGACGTGCAGGGATTCATCGGTCAGGAGGCAATGCACTCCCAGGCGCACTCCGGAGTGCTGGCCCACTTCGACGCCCAGGGCATCGATCTGACCCCGTTCACCGACCAGGTGCGGTGGCTGTTCGGGAAACTGCTGGGGGAGAGGCCGCAGCGCAGCGTGCGTCGCCAGCACAGCTGGTTGCTGGAGCAGGTTGCGTTCATCTCCGCGATCGAGCACTACACCGCCGTGCTGGGCGAGTGGATTCTGGACTCGCCGGCGCTGGACGCGGTCGGCACGCACCCGGTGATGCTGGACATGCTGCGCTGGCACGGAGCCGAAGAGGTGGAGCACAAGGCCGTGGCCTTCGACACCATGCGGCACCTGCGGGCCGGATACTGGCGCCAGGTCCGAGCGCAGCTGGCGGTGACGCCGGTGCTCACGCTGTTGTGGATTCGCGGGGTGCGGTTCATGTTCTCGGTCGACCCGTGCGTACCGCCCGGCACCAAGGCGCGCTGGCGCGACTTCCTGCGGGCCGCACGCCGCGGCCTGGTGCCCGGGCCGCTGCGGTTGATCGGGGTGGTCGGCTCCTATTATCGGCCGGGTTTCCATCCGTCCGAGCTGGGTGGACTGGAGCGGGCCGTCGACTACCTCGCGGTGTCGCCCGCCGCTCGGGCGTCGCACTGA
- a CDS encoding nitronate monooxygenase — MVLGFWDIAAPIVGAPMAGGPGTPALAAAVSNAGGLGMVAGGYLSAEQFADDIAKARAATTGPIGVNLFVPQPSVADWVQLEYYAEDLEEVADHYRVEVGHPVHGDDDDWRRKLEVVADVRPEMVSFTFGAPPPDVIRMLSAQGLLVSVTVTSAYEAGIAIAAGADNLVVQGPAAGGHRGTFAPDMEPGSESLHQLLDRIGSAHDVPLIAAGGLGTVEQIAAVLRRGAVAAQVGTALLLSDEAGTHSAYRVALKNPEFDSTVVTRAFSGRYARGLANNFTRLLDHVAPLGYPEVNQMTKPIRAAAIEMEDPHGTNLWAGEAYREARSGPAADIVTALAPYIR, encoded by the coding sequence ATGGTTTTGGGTTTCTGGGACATTGCCGCGCCCATCGTGGGTGCGCCGATGGCCGGCGGCCCGGGCACGCCGGCGCTGGCCGCGGCGGTGTCCAACGCCGGCGGACTGGGCATGGTTGCCGGCGGCTACCTGAGCGCCGAGCAGTTTGCCGATGACATCGCCAAGGCGCGGGCCGCCACCACCGGACCGATCGGGGTCAACCTCTTCGTGCCTCAGCCCAGCGTCGCCGACTGGGTGCAGCTGGAGTATTACGCGGAGGACCTCGAAGAGGTCGCCGACCACTACCGCGTCGAAGTGGGCCACCCGGTGCACGGTGACGACGACGATTGGCGACGCAAGCTCGAGGTCGTCGCCGATGTGCGCCCGGAGATGGTGTCCTTCACCTTCGGGGCTCCGCCGCCTGATGTGATCAGGATGCTGAGCGCGCAGGGGCTGCTGGTGTCGGTCACGGTGACGTCGGCCTACGAGGCCGGGATCGCCATCGCGGCGGGTGCGGACAACCTGGTGGTACAGGGGCCCGCCGCCGGTGGGCACCGTGGGACGTTCGCACCGGACATGGAGCCCGGCTCGGAGTCGCTGCACCAGTTGCTGGACCGGATCGGCAGCGCGCACGATGTGCCGCTGATCGCGGCCGGCGGGTTGGGCACCGTCGAACAGATCGCGGCGGTGCTGCGCCGGGGAGCGGTGGCAGCGCAGGTGGGTACCGCGCTGTTGCTTTCCGACGAGGCCGGCACGCACTCGGCTTACCGGGTCGCGTTGAAGAACCCGGAGTTCGACTCGACCGTGGTCACCCGGGCGTTCTCCGGCCGCTACGCGCGTGGCCTGGCCAACAACTTCACCCGTCTGCTGGATCACGTTGCGCCCCTTGGGTATCCGGAAGTCAACCAGATGACCAAGCCGATCCGGGCGGCCGCAATCGAGATGGAGGACCCGCACGGCACGAACCTGTGGGCGGGCGAGGCCTACCGGGAAGCCCGCAGCGGGCCGGCGGCCGACATCGTCACCGCCCTGGCGCCTTATATCCGCTGA